A region of Coriobacteriia bacterium DNA encodes the following proteins:
- the kdpC gene encoding potassium-transporting ATPase subunit KdpC, with protein sequence MLRHLWIATKMMVVVIVVLGIAYPLVILGISQAAFPSAANGSIVSVGGQAAGSALIAQGFSSPKYFWSRPSSAGAGWEASASAGSNLGPTSKTLFDTVQGRVASATVDNPGLTTGTVPVDMVTASGSGLDPDISVANALAQTPRVAKARGLTEDVVHTLVEQHVQGRTLGFLGEPRVNVFTLNLALDALKGSR encoded by the coding sequence ATGCTTCGACATCTCTGGATCGCGACGAAGATGATGGTCGTCGTGATCGTCGTGCTCGGCATCGCCTACCCGCTGGTTATCCTCGGCATCTCGCAGGCCGCGTTCCCATCGGCGGCCAATGGCAGCATCGTCAGTGTCGGCGGTCAGGCCGCGGGTTCGGCTCTCATCGCTCAGGGCTTCTCATCGCCCAAGTACTTCTGGTCGCGCCCCTCGTCTGCCGGAGCAGGCTGGGAAGCTTCCGCATCCGCGGGCTCCAACTTGGGTCCGACAAGCAAGACACTGTTTGACACCGTGCAAGGGCGCGTCGCCAGCGCCACCGTCGACAACCCTGGGCTGACGACCGGAACTGTTCCGGTTGACATGGTGACGGCTTCAGGCAGCGGATTGGATCCGGACATCTCCGTCGCCAATGCGCTCGCGCAGACACCCAGAGTCGCCAAAGCGCGCGGGCTGACCGAGGACGTCGTGCATACGCTCGTGGAACAACACGTCCAAGGTCGTACGCTCGGGTTCCTCGGCGAGCCGCGAGTCAACGTCTTCACGCTCAACTTGGCACTCGACGCCCTCAAAGGGTCGCGATGA